In the Planktothrix serta PCC 8927 genome, one interval contains:
- a CDS encoding polysaccharide deacetylase family protein — protein sequence MSKGFYQRFFYISSSLILWGCASSVNVEVSPTPKPPELIQEKPVNSLGGYFYSNGENAFGPFTQRMVQKCQGLNGGSVCNTQQWPEALFLKAYGQGRCPDGSRLNQILGYCVEGNQALGPFSKELVATCKDADGGDACQSTRWGSSFLYKLIQTKNLFTGRPPQFVLLAFDGSYSLDAWKKSRNFTQSLAKKNILAHFTYFISGVYFVNNEKRNLYKPPGGKGQGRSAIGWGGTPQEINPRLEQLNKAYQEGHEIGSHAVGHFDGSRWSETDWTREFEYFDRFIFDVYKINNLKGSLAFDRSAIQGFRAPELGQSPGLYKTLKKEGFRYDTSKVAAANYWPKLENGVWNFPLASLTTAMTRKNVLSMDYNFYYAHSKAKPNSSHAQRYEEDMFQTYLKYFQSNYSGNRAPVHIGHHFSAWNQGAYWNALFRFAEAVCGKPEVRCVTYSVLADFMDLQTPEQIAIYQKGAFSKLDKQK from the coding sequence ATGTCAAAAGGGTTTTATCAACGCTTTTTTTATATTAGTTCATCCTTAATATTGTGGGGTTGCGCGAGTTCCGTTAATGTAGAAGTCTCCCCAACACCGAAACCACCCGAACTTATCCAAGAAAAACCTGTTAATAGTTTAGGAGGTTATTTCTATTCTAACGGTGAAAATGCTTTCGGCCCGTTTACCCAGCGCATGGTACAAAAATGTCAAGGCTTGAATGGGGGGAGTGTTTGTAATACCCAACAATGGCCGGAAGCCTTGTTCCTCAAAGCCTATGGACAAGGGCGTTGTCCCGATGGTAGCCGTCTGAATCAAATTCTGGGCTACTGTGTGGAGGGAAATCAGGCGTTAGGGCCTTTCTCTAAAGAACTTGTCGCCACCTGTAAGGATGCTGATGGGGGGGACGCTTGCCAGTCTACTCGCTGGGGTTCCTCTTTTCTGTATAAACTGATTCAGACTAAAAACCTATTTACAGGTCGTCCTCCTCAGTTTGTGCTACTAGCCTTTGATGGCTCCTATTCCCTGGATGCGTGGAAAAAATCTCGTAACTTTACTCAAAGTCTGGCGAAAAAAAATATTCTGGCTCACTTTACCTATTTTATAAGCGGGGTTTACTTTGTAAATAATGAGAAACGCAATCTCTATAAACCCCCTGGCGGAAAAGGTCAGGGACGGTCTGCGATTGGTTGGGGTGGCACACCGCAAGAGATTAATCCGCGCCTGGAACAGTTGAATAAAGCCTACCAAGAAGGTCATGAAATTGGCTCCCATGCGGTGGGTCACTTTGATGGAAGTCGCTGGAGTGAGACGGACTGGACGCGAGAGTTTGAATATTTTGATCGCTTTATTTTTGATGTCTATAAAATTAATAATTTAAAAGGATCTTTGGCGTTTGACCGCAGCGCTATTCAAGGATTTCGGGCGCCTGAGTTAGGTCAGAGTCCAGGTTTATACAAAACTTTGAAAAAAGAAGGGTTTCGTTATGATACTAGCAAAGTAGCAGCAGCAAACTATTGGCCGAAACTTGAAAATGGGGTTTGGAATTTCCCCCTGGCTTCCCTCACAACGGCGATGACTCGCAAAAATGTTTTATCGATGGATTATAACTTTTACTATGCCCATTCTAAGGCGAAACCTAACTCTAGTCATGCCCAGCGTTACGAGGAAGATATGTTTCAAACCTATCTAAAATATTTCCAGAGTAACTATTCGGGAAACCGTGCACCTGTGCATATCGGTCATCACTTTTCAGCTTGGAATCAAGGTGCTTATTGGAATGCTCTATTTCGCTTTGCTGAGGCGGTTTGTGGTAAACCAGAAGTCCGATGTGTCACCTATAGTGTGTTAGCGGATTTTATGGATTTGCAAACTCCTGAACAAATTGCGATTTATCAGAAGGGTGCTTTTTCTAAATTGGATAAACAAAAATAG
- a CDS encoding rhodanese-like domain-containing protein, translating into MASISSVKPSLVNLSPLEFTQLSHPPLLIDIRSQLEYVTGHAPNAINLSLPRLLMARIPGLRNWILPQWFRDLSPDQPIAVICLTSHRSPIAGDCLIQLGFTDIFNITGGIVEWQQWKLEIVKGKP; encoded by the coding sequence ATGGCATCTATATCTTCAGTGAAACCCAGTCTAGTTAATCTATCTCCTCTGGAATTCACTCAGTTATCTCATCCGCCTTTACTGATTGATATTCGCAGTCAGTTAGAGTATGTCACAGGTCATGCTCCTAATGCCATCAATCTGAGTTTACCTCGACTATTGATGGCAAGAATTCCTGGACTTCGTAACTGGATTTTGCCTCAATGGTTTCGAGATTTATCCCCTGATCAACCGATTGCTGTTATTTGTTTAACATCTCACCGCAGTCCTATAGCGGGCGATTGTCTAATTCAGTTAGGATTTACAGACATATTCAATATTACAGGTGGGATAGTAGAATGGCAACAATGGAAACTAGAAATAGTCAAGGGTAAACCTTAA
- a CDS encoding class I SAM-dependent methyltransferase produces MKFSNLSQIQKRLFAWGMSKANAADGSAIELINCPDYSTLAELKQGLLGSLEGKVLEIGPGAGSNLSYYPKDIDWIGVEPNLFMHQYLEQEADSQGLKKIRLSPGSAEKLPVENNSIDSVVSTHVLCSVSNIDHSLQEIKRILKPGGSFIFLEHVAAKCCTWTRRTQDSIEPLWKVLFDNCHPNRNTWNALENAGFESVNYQQFSLSIPIVSPHIAGVAKKAKTLD; encoded by the coding sequence ATGAAATTTTCCAACTTATCTCAAATTCAAAAACGTCTATTTGCCTGGGGAATGTCAAAAGCAAATGCCGCCGATGGTAGCGCGATAGAACTGATTAACTGCCCTGATTATTCCACCTTGGCAGAACTCAAACAAGGGCTGTTAGGATCTTTAGAAGGAAAAGTATTAGAAATTGGCCCTGGTGCTGGCTCGAACCTCTCCTATTACCCAAAAGATATTGATTGGATAGGGGTTGAACCCAATCTTTTTATGCACCAGTATCTCGAACAAGAAGCAGATAGTCAAGGATTAAAAAAGATCAGATTATCCCCAGGAAGTGCTGAAAAATTACCCGTTGAAAATAATAGTATTGATAGTGTAGTCAGTACCCATGTTCTCTGTTCCGTCAGCAATATTGATCACAGTTTACAAGAAATTAAACGCATTCTCAAACCAGGCGGAAGTTTCATTTTTTTAGAACACGTTGCCGCCAAGTGTTGCACTTGGACACGCCGAACTCAGGATAGCATTGAACCCTTATGGAAAGTTTTATTTGATAACTGCCATCCTAACCGAAACACTTGGAATGCCTTAGAAAATGCTGGATTTGAGTCAGTCAATTATCAGCAATTTAGCCTGTCAATTCCCATAGTCAGTCCTCACATTGCCGGAGTAGCTAAAAAGGCAAAAACCCTTGATTAA
- a CDS encoding DUF2214 family protein: MWTSSITAYFHYLGFMLAFAALTVEVFNLKKEMTLDEAQKVASADAVYGIAATIILITGILRVIYFGKGSDYYLNNPFFQAKMAVFILVSLFSLYPTFTFILWFKDLQKGLIPSLEIAKFNRLTWLIKGELLCFTVLPLLAAVMARMNGWS, encoded by the coding sequence ATGTGGACAAGTTCAATTACAGCTTATTTCCATTACTTAGGCTTTATGTTAGCGTTTGCGGCTCTCACCGTAGAGGTTTTCAACTTAAAAAAAGAAATGACCCTCGATGAAGCCCAAAAAGTTGCCTCTGCTGATGCTGTTTATGGAATAGCTGCTACGATAATTTTGATTACAGGAATATTAAGAGTAATCTACTTTGGAAAAGGCAGCGATTACTACTTAAACAATCCATTTTTTCAAGCTAAAATGGCAGTATTTATCCTTGTTAGCTTGTTTTCATTGTATCCAACATTTACGTTTATTTTGTGGTTTAAAGACTTACAAAAAGGTCTAATTCCTAGCCTAGAAATTGCCAAATTTAATCGACTTACTTGGCTGATCAAAGGGGAATTACTCTGTTTTACTGTCTTGCCACTATTAGCTGCCGTAATGGCGAGAATGAACGGATGGAGTTAA
- a CDS encoding NAD(P)/FAD-dependent oxidoreductase has product MQLSKNNLQEKLDQIYDVILIGGGAGGLSAGIYLQRYRLSSLIIDKGKARSFWMQELHNYLGLPPDTPGRVLLQRGKEHYASLDGDFLNGFVEEVVDEGETFAVKVKVGRQNSIEAVFRAKYLMAASGIIDYLPPLDDMGNVYDYAGYNLHVCMVCDGYEMTDKKCGFFAGSEAAIEEMVFNLSWFTPYITIFTHGVFTVSESLKTKLREHGYPLIETPIQQFLGKNHQMTGVELTDGTIIELETGLISMGSRYHNTYLKGINLELQGNNLVTDKMCRTSHPKIFAIGDLKLGLNQVIIAAGDGALAATAIWREIRRETGARPWVENLPNSAIKC; this is encoded by the coding sequence ATGCAGCTTTCTAAAAATAATCTCCAAGAAAAACTAGACCAAATCTACGATGTAATTTTGATTGGTGGCGGTGCCGGAGGACTTTCTGCTGGTATTTACTTACAACGCTATCGCCTTTCTAGCTTAATTATTGATAAAGGCAAAGCTCGATCTTTTTGGATGCAAGAATTACACAATTATTTGGGTTTACCACCCGATACTCCAGGGCGAGTTTTACTACAACGGGGAAAAGAACATTACGCCAGTTTAGATGGGGATTTTCTGAATGGTTTTGTTGAAGAAGTTGTAGATGAGGGAGAAACCTTTGCGGTTAAGGTTAAAGTGGGGCGACAGAATAGTATTGAGGCTGTTTTTAGAGCAAAATATTTAATGGCTGCTAGCGGAATTATCGATTATTTACCGCCTTTAGATGATATGGGGAATGTCTACGACTATGCGGGTTATAACTTGCACGTTTGTATGGTCTGTGACGGCTATGAAATGACGGATAAAAAATGCGGTTTCTTTGCAGGTAGCGAAGCCGCTATTGAAGAAATGGTGTTTAATTTAAGTTGGTTTACGCCCTATATTACGATTTTTACTCATGGCGTATTTACCGTCAGCGAATCCCTGAAAACTAAACTGCGAGAACACGGTTATCCTTTGATAGAAACACCCATTCAACAATTTCTTGGCAAAAATCACCAAATGACAGGAGTTGAATTAACAGATGGAACAATTATAGAGTTAGAAACGGGTTTAATTTCAATGGGTTCTCGTTATCATAACACCTATCTGAAAGGAATTAACCTAGAATTACAAGGTAACAATTTAGTCACGGATAAAATGTGCCGGACTTCTCATCCTAAAATTTTTGCCATTGGGGATTTAAAATTGGGGTTAAATCAAGTTATAATAGCAGCAGGAGATGGTGCTTTAGCTGCTACAGCTATTTGGCGAGAAATCCGTCGGGAAACCGGGGCAAGACCTTGGGTAGAAAATCTGCCTAATTCTGCTATTAAATGCTAA
- a CDS encoding YgaP family membrane protein, translated as MLSNVGNLDRIIRFLLAAIFLYGGLSIYSGTALGIGLDVASGLLIISGLIGFCGIYRLLGINTRNPQN; from the coding sequence ATGTTAAGTAATGTTGGAAATTTAGATCGAATTATTCGCTTCTTGTTAGCAGCAATTTTTCTGTATGGCGGTTTGAGTATCTACTCAGGTACAGCCTTGGGAATTGGATTAGATGTTGCTTCAGGGTTGCTAATTATCAGTGGTTTAATTGGTTTTTGCGGGATCTATCGTTTGCTAGGGATTAACACTCGCAACCCTCAAAATTAG
- a CDS encoding aldehyde oxygenase (deformylating), whose product MNTSQSLATQNLDYNSDTYRDSFSRINGIVIEGEQEAYDNFMSLAELLPEFAEELIELGKMERGHRKSFEACGKNLDVIPDLERARDFFADLRQLFQTAATHQKVPTCLLIQSLVIECFAIAAYHNYIPVADNFARKITQSVVKDEYHHLNFGSLWLKQHFAEVKTEIETANRQILPMILRMLNQVESDVKVLGMNKLEIVEEFMVHYGEALHQMGFKTTEILRLSSQALTA is encoded by the coding sequence ATGAATACATCTCAATCTTTAGCTACTCAAAACTTAGATTACAATAGCGACACTTACCGGGATAGTTTCAGCCGTATTAATGGAATTGTGATTGAAGGAGAACAGGAAGCTTATGATAATTTTATGAGTTTGGCTGAACTGTTACCCGAATTTGCTGAGGAATTAATTGAGTTAGGCAAAATGGAACGGGGTCATCGCAAAAGTTTTGAAGCTTGTGGAAAAAACCTCGATGTTATTCCTGATTTGGAGAGGGCGAGAGACTTTTTTGCTGATTTGCGTCAACTGTTTCAAACGGCTGCAACCCATCAGAAAGTTCCAACCTGTTTATTAATTCAATCCTTAGTCATTGAATGTTTTGCGATCGCAGCTTACCATAATTATATTCCTGTTGCTGATAATTTTGCTCGAAAAATTACTCAATCTGTCGTTAAAGATGAATACCATCATCTCAACTTTGGTAGTCTTTGGTTAAAACAACATTTTGCCGAAGTCAAAACCGAAATAGAAACGGCAAATCGTCAAATTCTCCCGATGATTTTACGAATGCTCAATCAAGTTGAATCTGATGTTAAAGTTCTGGGAATGAACAAACTTGAAATCGTCGAAGAATTCATGGTTCACTATGGAGAAGCCTTACATCAAATGGGCTTCAAAACAACCGAAATTCTCCGGTTATCCAGCCAAGCTTTAACCGCTTAA
- a CDS encoding heterodisulfide reductase-related iron-sulfur binding cluster produces MKLARKNMAWEKHRKAIPSIDDQGGKLWGCFRSCFLQSTAPYSEGVAYKILKDDLGIELREAPGHTSCGAIGYHGDVTNIETQMVVAARNFSLAHYEQGVDNLFSFCVTSFANYTEMIKLWEEPELREYTENTLKETTGREFWIPHVSGGRPSIVHASDVFFANRHKLAAKAKYSLKGIKATDHVGCHYGKIFPGEAMGGTEFPQVLVGLLEAFGAEVVDYPERRHCCGMGFRQCAFPENRDYTASSVYKKLKSLKEIHPDCKLMLTNCPGCTVFLDAEQGTIKEVMEEEFNVSILDYAQLAGLLLGYDPFKDCGMNVKAVAIEPLLDQIGIPYDQSKTPEERRRPF; encoded by the coding sequence ATGAAACTAGCAAGAAAAAACATGGCTTGGGAAAAACACCGGAAAGCCATTCCCAGCATTGATGACCAAGGTGGAAAATTGTGGGGTTGCTTCCGTAGCTGTTTCCTCCAAAGTACCGCCCCTTACTCAGAAGGCGTGGCTTATAAAATTTTGAAAGATGATCTGGGTATAGAATTGCGGGAAGCACCCGGACATACATCCTGTGGAGCAATTGGCTATCACGGAGATGTCACAAATATCGAAACCCAAATGGTAGTAGCCGCCCGCAACTTTTCCCTGGCTCATTATGAACAAGGTGTTGATAATCTTTTCTCTTTCTGTGTTACCTCTTTTGCCAACTACACCGAAATGATCAAACTCTGGGAAGAACCAGAATTGCGAGAATACACGGAAAACACCTTAAAAGAAACCACTGGACGGGAGTTTTGGATTCCTCACGTTTCTGGTGGCCGACCTTCTATTGTCCATGCTTCTGATGTTTTCTTTGCTAATCGCCATAAATTAGCAGCTAAGGCGAAATATAGCCTCAAAGGAATCAAGGCAACCGATCACGTTGGATGTCATTATGGAAAGATTTTTCCAGGGGAAGCAATGGGGGGTACGGAATTCCCTCAAGTCTTAGTGGGGTTGCTGGAAGCCTTTGGTGCGGAAGTGGTAGACTACCCAGAGCGTAGACATTGCTGTGGTATGGGGTTTCGGCAGTGTGCTTTCCCAGAAAACCGAGATTATACGGCTAGTAGTGTCTACAAGAAATTAAAAAGTCTCAAAGAAATACACCCAGACTGCAAGCTCATGCTCACGAATTGTCCGGGATGTACGGTGTTCCTCGATGCGGAACAGGGAACCATCAAGGAGGTTATGGAAGAAGAGTTTAATGTCAGCATTCTTGACTACGCACAACTGGCCGGGTTGCTGTTAGGGTATGACCCTTTTAAAGATTGTGGCATGAATGTCAAAGCGGTTGCCATTGAGCCTTTGCTGGATCAAATTGGTATTCCTTATGACCAATCCAAAACACCGGAAGAACGCCGAAGACCCTTTTAA
- a CDS encoding NifB/NifX family molybdenum-iron cluster-binding protein encodes MKIAVTSQNKTSITEHSGHCRKFWIYDINEGKILGKNLLELSAEQSFHNSSCNEPHPLDDVQVLISGGMGQGLVRRLEGKTIEAIVTKETDLDKAVNAYLDGSLIREKAECHDHDHEHEHEHEHQHKHQHKHQNQHQCEN; translated from the coding sequence ATGAAAATTGCTGTCACCAGTCAAAATAAAACATCCATTACTGAACATAGCGGACATTGCCGTAAGTTTTGGATTTACGATATTAACGAGGGTAAAATTCTGGGCAAGAACCTGTTAGAATTATCTGCTGAACAATCTTTTCATAATAGTTCTTGCAACGAACCCCATCCTTTAGATGATGTGCAAGTTTTGATTTCTGGAGGCATGGGACAAGGTTTAGTGCGACGGTTGGAAGGAAAAACAATTGAAGCGATTGTCACCAAAGAAACTGATTTAGACAAAGCGGTGAATGCTTATCTGGATGGTTCTTTGATCAGAGAAAAAGCCGAATGTCACGATCATGATCATGAGCATGAACATGAACATGAGCATCAACACAAACATCAACACAAACATCAAAACCAACATCAATGTGAAAATTAG
- a CDS encoding NAD(P)H-dependent flavin oxidoreductase has translation METLPSLQIGQHIARYPIIQGGMGIRISGANLAAAVANAGGIGIISGVGLGLNSPYFDITEPKAGLRREQFFEANRLALIDEIKKARQLSPDGIIGVNLMVVAQDYETLVRTAAEQGVNLIISGAGLPLHLPEYTADYPEVALVPIISTARAAKVICRKWERQYKRLPDAFVVENPNTAGGHLGAKYEELDDPVLNPEQVIPELVNYLETELKQPIPVIAAGGVWDHSDIVRMLELGAKAVQIGTRFITTDECDADIRYKEFHLNAQPEDVVVVSSPVGLPGRALRNPFIEKVMSGTATVEKRCLLNCLHVCRHREAGELYCIVRALDKAARGDVENGLVFSGSNAGRSQRIMPVAELMAELVS, from the coding sequence ATGGAAACATTACCTTCACTACAAATTGGTCAACACATCGCCCGTTACCCCATTATCCAGGGAGGCATGGGTATCCGTATTTCTGGAGCGAATCTCGCGGCGGCCGTTGCCAATGCTGGGGGAATTGGAATCATCTCCGGCGTGGGTTTAGGGTTAAACTCTCCCTATTTTGACATCACCGAACCCAAGGCCGGACTCCGACGAGAACAGTTTTTCGAGGCGAATCGATTAGCACTGATTGATGAAATTAAAAAAGCCCGTCAACTCAGTCCCGATGGGATTATCGGTGTCAATCTGATGGTGGTGGCACAAGATTATGAAACTCTGGTTCGCACGGCGGCGGAGCAGGGTGTCAACCTGATCATTTCCGGTGCAGGTTTGCCCCTGCATTTGCCGGAATACACCGCAGACTATCCAGAAGTGGCACTGGTGCCGATTATTTCCACGGCTCGTGCTGCTAAGGTGATTTGCCGGAAATGGGAACGCCAATATAAACGCCTACCGGACGCCTTTGTGGTGGAAAATCCCAATACCGCAGGAGGACATCTGGGGGCTAAGTACGAAGAACTCGACGACCCAGTATTAAATCCAGAGCAGGTGATTCCTGAATTGGTGAATTATTTAGAAACGGAACTCAAACAACCGATTCCGGTGATTGCGGCTGGGGGCGTTTGGGATCACTCAGATATTGTCAGGATGTTAGAGTTAGGAGCAAAAGCGGTACAGATTGGGACTCGGTTTATTACTACAGATGAATGTGATGCCGATATTCGTTATAAAGAATTTCATCTAAACGCCCAACCCGAAGATGTGGTAGTGGTTTCTAGCCCAGTGGGATTACCGGGGCGAGCGCTGCGAAACCCGTTTATCGAAAAGGTAATGTCGGGTACTGCGACCGTTGAAAAACGCTGTCTGTTGAATTGTCTACACGTTTGCCGTCACCGAGAGGCGGGAGAACTTTACTGTATTGTTCGGGCGTTGGATAAAGCCGCGCGGGGGGATGTGGAAAATGGTTTAGTGTTTTCAGGGAGCAATGCCGGACGCAGCCAACGAATTATGCCTGTGGCTGAGTTGATGGCGGAGTTAGTGAGTTAA